Sequence from the Trichocoleus sp. FACHB-46 genome:
TTTCTCAGGGGCAACGCAAGCGACTGGCGCTGCTCACCGCCTATTTAGAAGACCGCCCAATTTACCTGTTTGACGAATGGGCTTCCGATCAAGACCCAATCTTCAAAGAAATTTTCTACACGCAATTGCTACCAGAACTGAAACAGAGAGGCAAAGCTGTCTTGGTGATTAGCCACGACGACCACTATTTCCATCTCGCTGACCGCATTGTGAAGCTGGATTATGGCAAGCTGGAATACGACAAGCGCATTGCTGCCTAATTTTGCCCGTGCCCAACCCTCGCCAACTTGCCTTTCTCGCCCTACGATCGATCCAACGAGATGCCTTTGCGGATGTGGCGCTCGATCGCGTCCTGCAAGATGCTGAACTCAGTAACCAAGATCGACGGCTAGCAACTGAGCTAGTGTATGGCAGCGTCAGACGGCAACGCACTTTAGATGCGCTGATCGATCAGTTGGGCAAAAAGAAAGCTCATCAACAACCACCCGATTTACGGGCAATTCTGCATCTAGGACTGTACCAACTGCGCTATCTGAACCAGATTCCCGCCTCGGCTGCGGTCAATACCACCGTCGAGCTAGCCAAACAAAACGGTTTTCCAGGGCTAACCGGGTTTGTCAACGGCTTCATGCGCCAATACATCCGCTTAGCTGAGACATCTGGCGATCCCTTGCAACTTCCGTCTGATCCCGTTCAGCGGTTAGGAACTCTGCACAGTTATCCTGACTGGATCGTTCAAGTTTGGCTCGACCAACTGGATTTAGCCGAAACCGAGCAATTGTGCGAGTGGATGAATCGTCCACCGCACATTGACCTGCGAATCAATCCTCTCCACACTTCCCTCGACGAAGTGGAGACAGCGATGCAAGCCGCAGGAGTAGCGGTGCAACGTTTGCCCCATTTGCCCCAAGCCTTGCGGTTACTGGAGCCTGCGGGTGCAATTCAGAAATTGCCAGGGTTTCAGTCAGGCTGGTGGATGGTGCAAGATGCTAGCGCTCAGTTAGTCAGCTATCTAGTTGACCCGCAACCTGGCGAGTTTGTAATTGATGCTTGTGCGGCTCCGGGTGGTAAAGCTTTGCATCTCGCCGAACTGATGCAAGATCAAGGGATGATTTGGGCTTGCGATCGCACTGCATCTCGCCTGAAAAAACTCAAGGAAAACGCAGAACGATTGGGCATCCACTCCACCGAGATCAGCATTGGCGACAGCCGCAACCAACCCCAATTTGTCGGCAAGGGCGATCGCGTTCTCCTCGATGCACCTTGTTCTGGCCTTGGTACACTCAACCGTCACGCCGATGCGCGCTGGCGACAAACTCCCGATCGTGTGCAAGAGTTGGCAACGCTGCAACAGGAACTCTTAGTCGCAGCCGCCACTTGGCTCAAACACGATGGCGTGCTGGTTTACGCTACCTGTACGCTGCATCCGCAAGAAAATGAGCAAGTCATTGAGGCTTTTCTCGATCAGCATCCCGATTGGCAGATCGAGCCACCCGCACCCAACTCCCCAGCTGCCGCCTTTGCCACCCCTCAAGGCTGGGTAAAAGTTTGGCCCCATCGTCAACAGATGGATGGGTTCTTCATGGTTCGCCTTAAGCTTGCAGTTCGGCAGGCTGCCGCCAGTTAATTCAAGCGATCGCGCTCTCATCTTTAAGGACGGCAATGTTGCGAGTGAAGAGAGCAATTTGCAAGCTTTATGCTCAGTGGTTAGACGACAAAAAATAACTCCAGCTAATGCACTGGAGTTCCCACACAGAGACCACTTCAATCGATTTTCTAAAAAGCTTAGCGAGGCTGACCGATGCCAGGAGTTTCTTCCTTCTCAACTTCAGGCACAATGTCAGGGCGATCCTTATCTTCCCAGCCTACAGGACGCTTAGAGTTGTACCAAGCGACCGAACCAATTGACACAGCTGCAATAAATCCAACGATATAAACCAAGGTGGCAGAGATGGGGAAATGAGGAGTATTTGTAGCAACTTCTGCTGTTGCCGCCGCCGCAATTAATAAAGACATCTTAATAACCTCTCTACGATTTGAAATACTAATTTACAGTACAACAACAGTAGCAGAGCTTGCTCAGAGGCTGGCTCTCCCCAGAGTTGGATTCGATCCCCCTTCCTAAGACAGTTCTTCAGAATGCGGGTGGCGCAGGCTCAGAATCAGCAGGCGGTTCAGGTTCCGCAGGCGCTTCTTCTACGGGAGCTTCTTCCGCAGGCGCTTCTTCTACGGGAGCTTCTTCCGCAGGGGCCTCTTCCACGGGTGCATAGTCGCTGGGTGGCGCTTCTTCTGCTGCAGGTTCAGGTGCAGGTTCACTGGGAGCGGCATCTTCATAGCCGCCGGAGTCATAGCCGCCGCCAGAATCATAGCCACCACCGGAATCGTAGCTACTTTCAGAATCGTATCCACCACCAGAGCTCTCGCTATTCGCAGCCCCAGTTTCAGGCGCAGTACTGCCTGAAAGCTCACGTTTAGGAGTGACGGGCTTAGCTTTGATGCTGCCTTTGCGCCCCTCAAAACTTGGTAGCTCAGGAAACTTCTGGACTGGCATGCCTTGCACAACTTTAGTCATGAATTCACGCCAAGTGTGAGCAGCCGTACCACTCGTCCCCCAAGTAGGGTCGTTGTTGTCGTTGCCCAACCACACCCCAGTCACAACCTGAGGAATATAGCCGATAAACCACAAGTCACGAGCTTCCTCAGAAGTGCCTGTTTTTCCAGCAACAGGCCGCCCTACCTGCGCTGGTCGACCTGTGCCAGACTGCACCACACCCTCTAGCATCCAAGTGAGGATGGAGGCAGTACCTTTATCAACCACTCGTTTGGGTTTAAAGTCGGCGCTGTAAAGAACTTGTCCCTGTCGATTGAGAATCCGAGTAATGCCGTGAGGTGTAACTGCATTCCCTTGAGCGGCTAATGTCCCATAAGCACTAGTCAGCTCTAGCAAGTTAACTTCCGACGCTCCTAAGGCTAGGGAATAAGTCGGCATTAACTTAGACCGAATGCCCATGTCTTTCGCCATCTTGACCACCGGATCGAACCCGACATCAATCAAGACTTTGACCGCAACCACATTGACAGAATAGGTTAAGGCGTCTCGCATCGAGACCCATCCCCGATAGGTCTTACCGTAGTTCTGCGGCTTGTAACCATCAACCGTGTACTGAGCATCTAGATACCCATCGGTAGGCGAGAACCCAGCCGCGATCGCGCTCGTGTAAACCAAGGTTTTGAAAGTAGAACCCGGTTGCCGTTGGGCTTGGGTCGCTCGGTTAAATTGGCTCTTGCCATAACCATTACCTCCTACCAACGCCTTTACCTCACCGTTGCGGGGGTCGAGCGACACTAAAGCGGCTTGGCTAAAACCTTCCGCCGAGCCATCTAGCTCTACGGCATCTTTAATTGCTTTTTCTGCTGTCTTTTGCCACTGACGATTTAAGGTGGTTTCAACCGTTAAGCCACCCAGTTCCAACGCTTCGGGAGAAACATACTTGGGTAGCTCCTGCTGGATGTAAGAAGTAAAATAGGGCGCTTCAATCACCAAGCGCTTTGGAGTGCTGGGTTTGAGTTGCAGAGGAGTCGCGATCGCCGTTTCCATCTCAGCCTTGCTGATGTATCCAGTATCAAACATCCGCTGCAACACAACGTTGCGCCGCTTGACAGCAGAGTCAGGATTGACCAAAGGTGAGTAAACACTAGGAGCAGGAGGCAACCCAGCAATCATTGCGGTTTCTGGCAAAGTCAGCTTGTCCACTGGCTTACTGAAGTAAACCCAAGCCGCATCAGCGACACCATAAGCCCCAGAACCCAAATAAACCAAATTCAAGTAGCGCTCTAGAATTTGCTCTTTCGGCATCTGCCGCTCTAGCTCTCGAGCTAGCATGGCTTCTTTCAATTTGCGCGTAATGCTACGCTCTTGGTTCAAAAATACAATGCGGGCTACCTGTTGCGTGATCGTGCTGCCGCCTTGCACCAAATCCCCTGAGACAACATTGGAGAGGGCTGCACGGACAATCCCTTGGTAATCTACGCCCTTGTGCTTATAGAAACGACGATCTTCCGCTGCAATAAAAGCTTCGACTGTGTTTTTGGGAAATTGACGGATGGTCAATTTTTCTCTTGTAGCAGGCCCCGACTGCTGTAGGATAGTTCCGTCAGCGGCTTTAATCGTGAGGGTGCCGTCTCGGACAAAGGTAAAGATACTTCCGGTATCCGGTAAAGTGCTCTCCAGAGACCACCAACCAATTCCCAAGGCACAGATACCACTAGTCAAACCAAGCCCCAACCAAAATAAGCGATTCTGGTGAAGCGGTTTTGGGCCTCGGAATGGTCGCAGAATGGGAGCGAGTCGTGATCTTTCAACGCGAGCAACGGCTTGAGTCGATAATTGCTTAACGTTCGACTTTAACCGCTTCCCTGGTGGTTTGGGCACTTTCTTGCGCCGCTTTTTAGGTTGCGATTGATCATTAGAGGCGATTGGTCCAGGTTCTGCTGACTCAGCATTATTGAACTTGGCCGAAAAACCCCTGAGCCTTGAGATAAACTTTGCCACTGTAGCTCCTCACTCGCCACCACACACCAAGCCGCTCTTCGCTCTTAATTTTAGGGCTTGGTATCCCAATATGCACCCCAATGATCGAAATCGTCCTATCGTAACCTCAGTCTAAAAGTCAAGTGTTCATAACCTTTTTGGGCAAAAAAATTAGCTAAAATAGGCTTAAACACCCGCATGGCCTAGCGCTAGAGCCGCGACTAGCATGCCCAACACTAAAAACGGTTGGGCGCTCGCTTGGTACTTCACGTCATTCTTGAGAGGATCACGCAGGAAGTACATATCCTGGAAGGTGATTTGGGGAATTACGAGCAGTAACAAAATGACTGCATACAAATTCTGGTGAATACTGACCAGATAAGCCGCGACCCCGGTTTGAAACACATCAATCATCAGGACGCAGATCCAAGCAGCAGTGGTGACACCAAACATGACTGGTAGCGACTTTAATCCCAGCTGGCGATCGCCCTCCACACTCTTAAAGTCATTCACGATCGCAATGCCCAAGCCCGCAAAGCTATAGAACAACGTTAAAACCACAATTGTGGGATTGAGATCCCCAAACAGCGCATGTCCTGCCCACCAAGGCAAAGCAATATAGCTAGCTCCAAGCGCGTAGTTACCCAACCAGCCATTCTGTTTCAGCTTCAGTGGTGGAGCTGAGTAGATATAAGACACCAACGAACCCCCTGCCGCCAAAGCCGTCAGCGTGGGAAATGTATGCCCTGCCCACTGATCTAGGGCGTAGGCAATACCAATACCACCCAGCAGCAAGGCCCAAATTTGGACCTTGACTTGAGGTAGAGAAATGGCTCCCGAAGGAATGGGGCGGTAGGGTTCGTTGATCGCATCTAGATCTCGATCATAAAAATCGTTGATGGTTTGGGTGTAGCCCGTCAGCATGGGTCCCGACATCAACATACAAGCGGCTGAGATCAAGACATTCTCTAGACTCCAACTGAAGCGTCCGCCAGAAGCTGCACCACAAACGACTCCCCAGATTAGAGGAATCCAGGTAATCGGCTTCATCAGTTGCAGGCGAATCTTCCAAATCGAGGTTTCTCCTGCTTCCGCTCCTTTCATACCTAGGAGTTGCCGAGCTTTGGCACTCCGATTAGCAGCCTCTGGAGCAGTTGTGCTCAGAGGTGCAGCGGTATTGGCTTGCACCTCTAGATCTGCGGCAGTATTTTGGCCTTGTGCCACCTCAACTGCTGGAGAAACGTTGGAGTCTGGAGTTAAGGGAGTCGGGTCAGACATAGGGTTTCTAGATTCCATGCCTAGTCCAGGCAATTAGTGCTCAACAGATCTTATAGATTAAAACGAGATGATTAAGTAACCATCTTGGAATTTGGCACCTGTCACGGGTTTACCGCTTAATTCCGGTGGCAAGGAAATGTTACGCCGTTGGTCCCCTGCTTCAATCGTAATTTCAGGGCCATTTTGAGACAGCTTAACTTGCTTTTTGTCAAAGCCTGGGAGGAACAGAGCGACTTTGCGCTCAGCCACATTGACTGCGATCGCTCTAGGCGCTTGATCGGCTTGGCTGAAGTCAGGCAACGCATCGACTAAAGGTTGCCAATCATCTCCTGTTCGCACCGGAAAAGCATTAATTTTGAGCGGATCAAACTCAGTGGTGACAGTTTGAGCCACAGCCTGACTCACCATTGCTTGGTTCAAAATCACCCCGCCTACGGTGAGACCAATCTGCTGAGCACTGCCCCACAGATAACGAGCCGTTGCGATCGCTGCTGGGTCGGCGGTGGTAACTAGGTAGGCTGCCACACGATGAGGATTGGTAACAGCGGCTCTCCCGTCGTCTAATATATTGCTCACCTGATTCGTCGGCTGAGCCCAATTATCCGGTGACCAACTGACGTTTAGCACAGTGCCAACTAAAGGCTGAATAAAGGGAGATTCTAAAATAGTTCTGCCTAGATCAGAATCGGTAAACACCTTGCGAAAGCGGCGCACATACCAACTCAGCACTTCGGGCATACCCAGCATCCGCAGCGTACTTTGGTCGCCGGAACCGTCATAGACAATGACATCATACTGACCGCTGGCATCGTACTCGCGCAAAGCATTGAGGGCCAAAGCACTATCCATACCGGGTAGCACCCCCAACTCTTGACCAAACACAGCCTTTAAGATTGGAGTCCGTAAATACTGGGCTTCCAGTTTCTTCACTTCTTCCCAACTGCGTTCTAGCAAAGCAGCGCTTTGCAATTGCACAGCCTGCAAGTTAGAGGCAATTTCCTGAGGGTCAGCCGTCAAAGCATTTCCCAACAACACACCCAAGTTTGGGTCTGGCGCTTGACCGACGAGCAGGACTCGCTTACCTTCACT
This genomic interval carries:
- a CDS encoding 16S rRNA (cytosine(967)-C(5))-methyltransferase, with translation MPNPRQLAFLALRSIQRDAFADVALDRVLQDAELSNQDRRLATELVYGSVRRQRTLDALIDQLGKKKAHQQPPDLRAILHLGLYQLRYLNQIPASAAVNTTVELAKQNGFPGLTGFVNGFMRQYIRLAETSGDPLQLPSDPVQRLGTLHSYPDWIVQVWLDQLDLAETEQLCEWMNRPPHIDLRINPLHTSLDEVETAMQAAGVAVQRLPHLPQALRLLEPAGAIQKLPGFQSGWWMVQDASAQLVSYLVDPQPGEFVIDACAAPGGKALHLAELMQDQGMIWACDRTASRLKKLKENAERLGIHSTEISIGDSRNQPQFVGKGDRVLLDAPCSGLGTLNRHADARWRQTPDRVQELATLQQELLVAAATWLKHDGVLVYATCTLHPQENEQVIEAFLDQHPDWQIEPPAPNSPAAAFATPQGWVKVWPHRQQMDGFFMVRLKLAVRQAAAS
- the psb35 gene encoding photosystem II assembly protein Psb35, whose product is MSLLIAAAATAEVATNTPHFPISATLVYIVGFIAAVSIGSVAWYNSKRPVGWEDKDRPDIVPEVEKEETPGIGQPR
- a CDS encoding PBP1A family penicillin-binding protein → MAKFISRLRGFSAKFNNAESAEPGPIASNDQSQPKKRRKKVPKPPGKRLKSNVKQLSTQAVARVERSRLAPILRPFRGPKPLHQNRLFWLGLGLTSGICALGIGWWSLESTLPDTGSIFTFVRDGTLTIKAADGTILQQSGPATREKLTIRQFPKNTVEAFIAAEDRRFYKHKGVDYQGIVRAALSNVVSGDLVQGGSTITQQVARIVFLNQERSITRKLKEAMLARELERQMPKEQILERYLNLVYLGSGAYGVADAAWVYFSKPVDKLTLPETAMIAGLPPAPSVYSPLVNPDSAVKRRNVVLQRMFDTGYISKAEMETAIATPLQLKPSTPKRLVIEAPYFTSYIQQELPKYVSPEALELGGLTVETTLNRQWQKTAEKAIKDAVELDGSAEGFSQAALVSLDPRNGEVKALVGGNGYGKSQFNRATQAQRQPGSTFKTLVYTSAIAAGFSPTDGYLDAQYTVDGYKPQNYGKTYRGWVSMRDALTYSVNVVAVKVLIDVGFDPVVKMAKDMGIRSKLMPTYSLALGASEVNLLELTSAYGTLAAQGNAVTPHGITRILNRQGQVLYSADFKPKRVVDKGTASILTWMLEGVVQSGTGRPAQVGRPVAGKTGTSEEARDLWFIGYIPQVVTGVWLGNDNNDPTWGTSGTAAHTWREFMTKVVQGMPVQKFPELPSFEGRKGSIKAKPVTPKRELSGSTAPETGAANSESSGGGYDSESSYDSGGGYDSGGGYDSGGYEDAAPSEPAPEPAAEEAPPSDYAPVEEAPAEEAPVEEAPAEEAPVEEAPAEPEPPADSEPAPPAF
- the chlG gene encoding chlorophyll synthase ChlG, producing the protein MSDPTPLTPDSNVSPAVEVAQGQNTAADLEVQANTAAPLSTTAPEAANRSAKARQLLGMKGAEAGETSIWKIRLQLMKPITWIPLIWGVVCGAASGGRFSWSLENVLISAACMLMSGPMLTGYTQTINDFYDRDLDAINEPYRPIPSGAISLPQVKVQIWALLLGGIGIAYALDQWAGHTFPTLTALAAGGSLVSYIYSAPPLKLKQNGWLGNYALGASYIALPWWAGHALFGDLNPTIVVLTLFYSFAGLGIAIVNDFKSVEGDRQLGLKSLPVMFGVTTAAWICVLMIDVFQTGVAAYLVSIHQNLYAVILLLLVIPQITFQDMYFLRDPLKNDVKYQASAQPFLVLGMLVAALALGHAGV
- a CDS encoding ArsA family ATPase; the encoded protein is MSLILTFLGKGGTGRTTVAIATAKRYASEGKRVLLVGQAPDPNLGVLLGNALTADPQEIASNLQAVQLQSAALLERSWEEVKKLEAQYLRTPILKAVFGQELGVLPGMDSALALNALREYDASGQYDVIVYDGSGDQSTLRMLGMPEVLSWYVRRFRKVFTDSDLGRTILESPFIQPLVGTVLNVSWSPDNWAQPTNQVSNILDDGRAAVTNPHRVAAYLVTTADPAAIATARYLWGSAQQIGLTVGGVILNQAMVSQAVAQTVTTEFDPLKINAFPVRTGDDWQPLVDALPDFSQADQAPRAIAVNVAERKVALFLPGFDKKQVKLSQNGPEITIEAGDQRRNISLPPELSGKPVTGAKFQDGYLIISF